One Thalassotalea atypica DNA window includes the following coding sequences:
- the hmpA gene encoding NO-inducible flavohemoprotein yields the protein MLTPAQIQTINATVPAVSAHARQITEHFYPLLFNRYPQVLEYFNKTNQEKGSQRQALANAVIAYASNIERLELMGDAVSLIAQKHCSLGILPEHYPLVGECLLESIGFVLGEAATQDIIEAWTIAYQQLADILIQAEEGVNTSNEQRTGGWRGELAFKLVHKEIESEVITSFYFKPISGAEVIDFQAGQYVAVVLNIDGEVIRRNYSLSDAPGKPTLRISVKRETDGVVSNYLHNSLEVGDNINLSAPCGDFVLKNSERPLFLVTAGVGLTPAISMLNTAIASGREIHFIHAAQNSQVHAFKEHVDTLAKQHENLNVFYVYDQPLDIDSPHAVGYLSQEHIASRLPSSKDVDFYYLGPTPFMRSMNQLTKVLALPSEQVHFEFFGPLEDLEASPKESIKAA from the coding sequence ATGTTAACACCTGCTCAAATTCAAACAATCAACGCAACAGTACCAGCCGTATCAGCTCACGCGCGACAAATTACTGAGCACTTCTATCCATTACTGTTTAATCGTTACCCACAAGTGTTGGAGTATTTTAACAAAACTAACCAAGAAAAAGGCAGCCAACGTCAGGCGTTAGCCAATGCGGTCATAGCCTATGCAAGTAATATCGAGCGCTTGGAGCTTATGGGTGATGCCGTTAGCTTAATTGCACAAAAACATTGCTCTTTAGGGATCTTACCTGAGCACTACCCCCTTGTTGGAGAATGTTTGTTGGAATCAATTGGTTTTGTGTTAGGCGAGGCAGCGACGCAAGACATTATAGAGGCATGGACCATAGCCTATCAGCAATTGGCTGATATTTTGATTCAAGCAGAAGAGGGAGTTAACACAAGCAATGAACAACGAACAGGTGGCTGGCGCGGAGAACTTGCGTTTAAGTTGGTTCACAAAGAAATCGAAAGTGAAGTGATAACGTCATTTTACTTTAAACCAATTTCAGGAGCTGAAGTCATCGATTTTCAAGCTGGACAATATGTTGCGGTCGTACTGAACATTGATGGAGAAGTGATCCGACGTAACTACAGTTTGTCTGACGCCCCGGGCAAACCTACATTGCGTATTAGTGTCAAACGCGAAACTGACGGTGTGGTTTCTAATTATTTACACAATTCGCTTGAGGTAGGCGACAATATTAATTTATCAGCACCTTGTGGCGACTTTGTATTAAAAAACAGTGAACGTCCATTGTTCTTAGTCACTGCAGGCGTGGGGTTAACACCTGCAATCAGTATGCTTAATACGGCGATAGCGAGTGGGCGAGAAATTCATTTTATTCACGCTGCTCAAAATAGTCAGGTACATGCGTTTAAAGAACATGTCGATACACTTGCCAAACAACATGAAAACCTTAATGTATTTTATGTTTACGACCAACCCTTGGACATAGATTCCCCGCACGCCGTAGGTTATTTATCACAGGAACACATCGCGTCGCGCTTACCGTCATCAAAAGATGTCGACTTCTACTACCTTGGTCCAACACCATTTATGCGTAGCATGAATCAACTAACAAAAGTGCTAGCCCTTCCGAGCGAACAAGTGCACTTTGAATTTTTTGGCCCGCTTGAAGACCTAGAAGCAAGCCCAAAAGAAAGTATTAAAGCAGCCTAA
- a CDS encoding WYL domain-containing protein, translated as MNFDELKWDQILRFRLIEIVALWEGRLTTNHLCDAFKIGRQQASRDISKYKSLFEHEQIILDQKIKGYKPTPDFLPKFIKGAPGEYLSFLHQQQTMDNCFEFFNWGNAECEILNVPDRAVSPNIVRKLIIAARECRRVDVEYVSLSSPYVKGRIITPHTIIYDGVRWHVRAYCEEVKTYIDLVLSRFRNEPDLMDISTHTRDGDESWNTYIDITITPNPYLSKAQQEIISTDYNMKGNELVLNVRKPLKMYYKQRFHICEDDNLLKSHPEQYHLTLKLS; from the coding sequence ATGAACTTTGATGAATTAAAATGGGATCAAATTTTAAGATTCAGACTTATAGAGATAGTCGCTCTATGGGAAGGTAGGTTAACCACCAATCACCTCTGCGATGCATTCAAAATTGGCAGACAACAAGCATCTCGTGACATATCAAAGTACAAATCGCTTTTTGAGCATGAGCAAATCATTCTAGATCAAAAAATAAAGGGCTATAAACCTACGCCTGATTTCTTACCAAAATTTATCAAAGGTGCTCCAGGTGAATACCTGTCTTTCTTACACCAACAGCAAACCATGGATAATTGTTTTGAGTTTTTTAACTGGGGCAATGCCGAGTGTGAAATATTAAATGTTCCTGACAGAGCTGTATCACCTAATATAGTTAGAAAACTGATCATAGCGGCCCGCGAATGTCGTCGTGTGGATGTTGAGTATGTTTCACTATCATCGCCATACGTAAAAGGTCGAATCATAACGCCACATACTATCATTTATGATGGAGTTAGATGGCATGTCCGGGCTTACTGTGAAGAAGTTAAGACCTATATTGATCTGGTGCTTAGTCGATTTAGAAATGAGCCTGATTTAATGGATATTTCAACTCACACAAGAGATGGGGATGAAAGCTGGAATACCTATATAGATATCACTATCACTCCCAATCCCTATTTATCTAAAGCTCAACAAGAAATCATCTCCACTGACTACAACATGAAAGGCAATGAGTTAGTACTTAATGTCAGAAAGCCATTAAAAATGTACTACAAACAACGTTTTCATATTTGTGAGGATGATAACTTGTTAAAAAGTCACCCTGAACAATATCATTTAACACTTAAACTATCTTAA
- a CDS encoding RrF2 family transcriptional regulator: MQLTHFTDLGIRVLMYLTYSRSEPVKISEIAEQFKVPRNHLIKVVNKLANLEWILTTRGRNGGLQLAVPPESITLATIIKALEECNQLIDCENALCRLRMGCQVKQYLDFGLKAFYDEMERYTLADSVTGQTGNKIIEMHVKYA, translated from the coding sequence ATGCAGCTAACGCATTTTACCGATTTGGGTATCAGAGTGCTAATGTACCTAACCTATAGTCGATCTGAACCAGTTAAAATTAGTGAGATTGCCGAGCAATTCAAAGTACCAAGAAATCACTTAATTAAAGTGGTTAACAAACTCGCTAATCTAGAATGGATTCTGACAACGCGTGGACGAAATGGCGGATTGCAGTTGGCAGTACCACCAGAGTCAATAACGTTAGCAACTATCATTAAAGCTTTAGAAGAGTGCAATCAATTAATCGATTGTGAGAATGCGCTGTGCAGACTTAGGATGGGGTGTCAGGTAAAGCAGTATTTAGACTTTGGCTTGAAGGCGTTTTACGATGAAATGGAACGCTATACATTAGCTGACTCAGTTACAGGCCAAACAGGTAATAAGATAATAGAGATGCATGTCAAATACGCCTAA
- the def gene encoding peptide deformylase, with amino-acid sequence MNKTTDTNNKDKLNYAIAQLGHSVLRLRATEVDNILSPECQQLIEQMLLVVSEAGGVGIAAPQIHHSKRIFIMCSKPNARYPDAPLMTPTAIINPEIIHCSVDKEKDWEGCLSVPSMRGLVPRYKQISVRYFDQQANEHRAEFTGFIARIFQHELDHLNGLTFIDQLESSKDLISEQEWYRQYA; translated from the coding sequence ATGAACAAAACCACTGACACAAATAATAAAGACAAACTCAACTATGCTATCGCTCAGCTAGGACATTCCGTTTTAAGATTAAGGGCGACAGAAGTTGATAATATTCTCTCACCTGAATGCCAGCAATTAATTGAACAAATGCTGTTAGTCGTATCAGAAGCCGGTGGGGTTGGTATTGCAGCGCCACAAATTCATCACAGTAAACGTATCTTTATTATGTGCTCTAAACCTAATGCGCGTTATCCTGATGCACCATTAATGACACCGACTGCGATTATTAATCCCGAGATAATACATTGCTCTGTTGATAAAGAAAAAGATTGGGAAGGCTGTTTAAGTGTGCCCAGTATGCGTGGTTTAGTACCAAGGTATAAACAGATCTCCGTGCGTTATTTTGACCAACAAGCTAATGAGCATCGTGCAGAATTTACTGGATTTATCGCTCGTATTTTTCAACATGAATTAGATCATTTAAACGGGTTGACCTTTATTGATCAACTGGAGTCGAGTAAAGATTTGATAAGTGAACAGGAGTGGTATCGACAGTACGCTTGA
- a CDS encoding KAP family P-loop NTPase fold protein, with product MADLIQNNAKYEQWRNSHNFNNCKLKRKNYGEFLADYITGEQDGFVLNLNGSWGTGKTEFLKRFYSYLLVKEHPVVYINSWESDFSKEPLTVITSELLSQFEKFNSGIGSEETTKRVKQLCGKALKAALVGVAGFTSAKILNDSNIGMETIKQMIESDSENFTKQLTKEYTEQIEAIHGIRKSLGQLAEVLQKNYGAKLPAVILVDELDRCRPTHAIEMLEVIKHFFTTDNFVFVIATDTEQLSHSIKSVYGAEFDSNQYLKRFFDRKVSLPEPDLEHYISATSKGFTNYSSLSLFPLINQGNLEKEVNSIIAKLASAFKLKIRDVDQLFSKMHSCLRSICVIKEGTEKKQIVNIAALIIGLIEQDGNFEPYENRNDSSHTYTPPINKDIEFGPDLNINLYIEKNMQCVVTMEVSTQDPWGRNITQQELPNPRDLRNIMESNSSAELQNFIGSLSTNINNYKRAPEQAKYWMWSDLKKIIELAGNIE from the coding sequence ATGGCTGATTTGATACAAAACAATGCTAAATACGAACAGTGGCGAAATTCTCACAATTTCAACAACTGTAAATTAAAACGAAAGAACTATGGAGAATTTCTCGCCGACTATATTACAGGTGAGCAAGACGGCTTTGTTTTAAATTTGAATGGCTCATGGGGAACTGGAAAAACTGAATTTTTAAAACGCTTTTATTCATATCTCTTAGTAAAGGAGCACCCTGTTGTTTATATAAACTCGTGGGAAAGCGACTTTTCAAAAGAGCCACTAACTGTAATCACAAGTGAACTATTAAGTCAGTTCGAAAAGTTCAACAGCGGTATAGGAAGCGAAGAAACAACTAAACGAGTAAAGCAACTGTGCGGAAAGGCATTGAAGGCTGCATTAGTTGGGGTCGCAGGTTTCACATCTGCAAAAATTTTAAACGACTCTAATATTGGCATGGAAACTATAAAGCAAATGATTGAAAGTGATTCAGAAAACTTCACTAAACAACTAACCAAAGAATATACAGAACAAATAGAAGCCATACATGGAATTCGTAAGTCGCTAGGACAATTAGCAGAAGTATTGCAGAAAAACTATGGAGCCAAATTACCTGCAGTAATACTAGTAGATGAATTAGATCGCTGCCGCCCTACTCACGCTATTGAGATGCTCGAAGTTATTAAGCACTTCTTCACAACTGATAACTTTGTGTTTGTTATCGCTACAGATACAGAACAGCTGTCTCATTCCATCAAATCCGTATATGGCGCTGAATTTGACTCTAACCAATACTTAAAACGCTTTTTTGACCGAAAAGTGAGCCTCCCTGAGCCTGACTTAGAACACTATATTTCTGCAACGAGTAAGGGCTTTACAAACTATTCATCATTGAGTTTATTTCCACTTATAAACCAAGGAAATTTAGAAAAGGAAGTAAACAGTATTATTGCTAAGCTAGCTTCAGCATTTAAATTAAAAATCAGGGACGTTGATCAATTATTTAGTAAAATGCACTCCTGTTTAAGATCTATTTGTGTCATTAAAGAAGGTACTGAAAAGAAACAAATCGTCAACATTGCAGCCTTAATAATTGGTCTAATTGAACAGGATGGAAATTTTGAACCTTATGAAAATAGGAATGATTCAAGCCATACGTATACTCCCCCAATCAATAAAGATATAGAATTTGGGCCAGATTTAAATATAAATCTTTATATAGAAAAAAACATGCAGTGCGTCGTAACTATGGAAGTTTCAACTCAAGATCCGTGGGGAAGAAATATAACACAGCAAGAACTACCAAACCCACGTGATTTACGTAACATAATGGAAAGCAACTCTAGTGCTGAATTGCAAAATTTCATAGGTTCATTAAGCACTAACATCAATAACTACAAAAGAGCACCTGAGCAAGCCAAATATTGGATGTGGAGTGACTTAAAAAAAATTATCGAATTAGCAGGTAATATCGAATAA
- the zapE gene encoding cell division protein ZapE, giving the protein MSNKSPLSQYQTLVSLDQITDDVAQQQAVDLLQQLYVQLHLTNSNKHCLANNQVRGVYLWGKVGRGKTFLMDMFVNSLSGDLFKGTANKICKRQHFHHFMRDVHQQLRELSGKVEPLKRIAKSFSQRYRVLCFDEFFVSDIGDAMLLGNLLQYLFELNIIVVSTSNSAPQELYRNGLQRQRFLPAIAAIEQHMHSVHLAGEQDHRHRTLTYVQNYFELPDSQKQQTVLHQKLLNRFNLKPFTQKTTITILGREINTIAKSAEQDEQVICFDFSAICRGPRSHFDYIEIAKQFNTLLLFNVPPMSGQAYERIKARGTEDNGSNINVSTAETGEREVVLAPMDDAVRRFIALVDECYDCHINLVMSAFVPLSDLYNNGTLLFEFERTKSRLTEMASQEYVDKSLSG; this is encoded by the coding sequence ATGTCTAATAAATCTCCTCTCAGTCAATATCAAACGTTAGTGAGCTTAGATCAAATAACTGATGATGTAGCTCAACAACAAGCGGTTGACTTGTTGCAACAGCTTTATGTTCAACTTCACTTAACTAACTCAAATAAACACTGCTTAGCTAATAACCAAGTTAGGGGCGTTTATTTGTGGGGTAAAGTTGGGCGCGGAAAAACATTTTTAATGGATATGTTTGTTAATAGTTTATCGGGTGACTTATTTAAAGGAACTGCGAATAAAATATGTAAAAGGCAACACTTTCACCATTTTATGCGAGATGTTCATCAACAGCTTAGAGAGTTGTCAGGCAAGGTAGAGCCGTTAAAACGTATTGCTAAATCATTCAGTCAGCGTTATCGGGTGTTGTGTTTTGATGAGTTTTTTGTCTCTGACATAGGCGATGCTATGTTGCTAGGGAATTTACTGCAATACCTGTTCGAACTAAATATCATCGTGGTTAGTACCAGTAATAGTGCACCGCAAGAGTTGTACAGAAATGGTTTACAGCGTCAGCGGTTTTTACCTGCGATTGCGGCCATTGAACAGCATATGCATTCGGTACATTTAGCAGGAGAACAAGACCACAGGCATCGCACCTTAACCTATGTGCAAAATTACTTTGAATTGCCTGATTCACAAAAGCAGCAAACTGTTTTGCATCAAAAGTTACTAAATCGATTCAATTTAAAGCCATTCACTCAAAAGACAACAATTACTATTTTGGGGCGAGAAATAAACACCATAGCCAAAAGTGCAGAGCAAGATGAACAAGTAATCTGCTTTGATTTTTCAGCGATTTGTCGAGGACCTCGTAGCCATTTTGATTACATTGAAATTGCAAAGCAGTTTAATACCCTATTGCTGTTTAATGTACCGCCAATGAGTGGCCAAGCGTATGAAAGAATTAAAGCCAGAGGCACGGAAGATAATGGCTCAAACATTAATGTTTCAACAGCTGAGACAGGTGAGCGGGAAGTGGTATTAGCGCCGATGGATGATGCCGTCAGGCGATTCATTGCACTAGTTGATGAATGTTATGATTGCCACATCAATCTAGTGATGAGCGCTTTTGTACCACTGAGTGATCTTTATAACAACGGAACATTGTTGTTTGAATTCGAACGAACCAAAAGTCGGTTAACCGAAATGGCTTCACAGGAATATGTAGATAAAAGTTTATCTGGTTAG
- a CDS encoding GAF domain-containing protein, producing the protein MRLFDILSVLYEPVNPLDNHEHLLSYIQPKLNEDGTCPIFKEPGDSYDLLQYADSPEQRANLLDLVTRLNRLVRFIHLKTDVMWFGIYLSHGDKLVKYVYTGDMSKAEFPIAPEYLDKSINTRVIMEKQHYYIPNVDEHDGPYYRCDAKVKSELCCPIFDPEGDVIGIFDCEDHRENFFDEKIDFIRTKVKKAIEIFLEDHPYITHMGYSHFNPNAYNPPV; encoded by the coding sequence ATGCGTTTGTTTGATATCTTGTCGGTTCTTTATGAACCAGTAAACCCATTGGATAATCATGAGCATTTATTGTCATATATCCAACCGAAACTCAATGAGGATGGAACTTGTCCAATCTTCAAAGAGCCCGGTGATAGTTATGATCTGCTCCAGTATGCTGACTCGCCGGAGCAACGCGCCAATTTACTTGATTTGGTTACAAGACTTAACCGACTGGTTCGCTTTATCCATTTAAAAACTGATGTAATGTGGTTTGGCATTTACTTGTCTCATGGAGACAAACTGGTGAAGTATGTTTATACCGGAGATATGTCTAAAGCAGAATTTCCGATTGCACCTGAATATCTTGATAAATCGATAAACACTCGCGTGATCATGGAAAAACAGCATTATTATATTCCTAATGTCGATGAACATGACGGACCTTATTATCGCTGTGATGCTAAGGTTAAATCTGAACTATGCTGCCCAATTTTTGATCCCGAAGGCGATGTGATCGGTATTTTTGATTGTGAAGATCACCGTGAAAATTTCTTCGACGAAAAAATTGACTTTATCCGAACCAAAGTGAAAAAAGCGATTGAGATTTTCCTAGAAGACCACCCATATATTACTCATATGGGGTATAGCCACTTTAATCCAAATGCATACAACCCTCCCGTTTGA
- a CDS encoding M16 family metallopeptidase — protein sequence MRIKPLSIAITASLFILTGCGYSNENTTSNEAAQPNADLHYQQSSRLSFEQFELSNGLEVIFHVDKSDPVVAVTLAAHVGSAREKLGRTGFAHLFEHLLFLESENLGKGGLDKMSARIGGSGANGSTSRDITNYMQTVPSDALEKMIWAEADKLGFFINTVTDPVLAKEKEVVKNEKRQRVDNQPYGHVFDVISSNLYPKGHPYSWSPIGSLEDLQASTLDDVKEFFKRWYVPNNVTLVISGDFDKAQAKAWVEKYFNEIPRGLEVKPMAAQPTHLSATKQFYYEDNFAQVPQLTQVWPTVEKFHPDSYAIDVLIKLLVDGKDTPLTHELVEKRKLTSNVTLFDYRSELAGELFMMVRAFDKVDLDSVQQGIKKAFKRFETEKFSNEDLNRIKAGLETQFYRSLSSVVGKGTQLADYNLMANDPDLINKEIDLMRNVSTDDVWRVYNQYVKDKHFVSTSFVPKGQQALAVETAVLVKIKEEKVELGSEADFDASTQAEYKKTPSSFDRSIEPAYGKALVISVPNVQRTELSNGIDVLSIYSDEVPLVEIELTLAGGMLFDVQGKSGTANLLANVLNRGTKSKTASELEKAIKQLGSKVNVFASKEKLTISASTLSRNFAATMSIVSEMLMEPRWDPQEFELAKTAVLGQIKQRMSDPKAIATMQMGKITYPKGHPMANTLLGDEQSLTSLSLADLKSYYQHNLVPQFADVQVAGAIKHKDVVDALSTMEQNWTKTDRQLPQIDVPDLADSPTVYFYDVPGAKQSTLHIAHPAVKGNHPDFYRAHVMNYILGGGSFASRLTQELREGKGYTYGIRSRFESSNYSSMFTINTGVRSNVTLEALELIKEIVEQYSDTFTLEDLATTQSYFLKSNARGFETLNAKLNILENIATLDLPVDYMQRYAKQIEALTIDEVKTLAQQHIKPSSLVYLVVGDAKTQYERLAKSDIGKVVRLN from the coding sequence ATGCGAATCAAACCGCTTTCAATTGCCATTACTGCCAGCCTATTCATACTGACAGGTTGTGGATACTCAAATGAAAACACCACCAGTAATGAAGCGGCTCAGCCAAATGCTGACCTACATTATCAGCAATCCTCTCGACTATCATTTGAACAGTTTGAATTAAGCAATGGCTTAGAAGTTATTTTTCATGTGGATAAATCAGATCCTGTTGTTGCAGTGACTTTGGCGGCGCATGTTGGCTCGGCACGTGAGAAACTTGGAAGAACAGGCTTTGCCCATCTGTTTGAGCATTTGCTTTTTTTGGAGTCTGAAAATCTAGGAAAAGGTGGTTTGGACAAAATGAGCGCTAGAATAGGGGGCTCTGGTGCTAACGGCTCTACCAGTCGAGATATCACCAATTATATGCAAACGGTACCTAGCGACGCGCTTGAGAAGATGATTTGGGCCGAAGCTGATAAATTAGGATTTTTTATTAATACCGTGACAGATCCTGTTTTAGCCAAAGAAAAAGAAGTAGTTAAAAATGAGAAACGACAACGTGTAGATAATCAACCTTATGGGCATGTATTCGATGTTATCTCATCTAACCTTTACCCTAAAGGACATCCTTATAGTTGGAGCCCGATAGGTTCGTTGGAAGATTTGCAAGCATCAACACTTGATGACGTGAAAGAGTTTTTTAAACGTTGGTATGTGCCCAATAATGTCACCTTGGTGATCTCTGGCGATTTTGATAAAGCACAAGCAAAGGCGTGGGTTGAGAAGTATTTCAATGAAATTCCACGTGGACTTGAAGTGAAACCAATGGCTGCACAACCTACGCACCTATCGGCGACTAAACAATTTTATTATGAAGATAATTTCGCTCAGGTTCCTCAATTAACTCAAGTATGGCCAACGGTTGAAAAATTCCACCCTGATAGCTACGCAATTGACGTTCTTATTAAGTTGTTGGTTGATGGAAAAGATACGCCATTGACTCACGAGCTGGTTGAGAAACGAAAACTAACATCCAATGTTACCTTGTTTGATTATCGTTCGGAGTTAGCAGGTGAACTCTTTATGATGGTGCGCGCTTTTGACAAGGTTGATTTAGATTCAGTGCAGCAGGGCATAAAAAAGGCTTTTAAACGTTTTGAAACTGAGAAATTTAGCAATGAAGATTTAAACCGTATTAAAGCAGGTTTAGAAACTCAATTCTACCGCAGCTTGTCAAGCGTAGTGGGTAAGGGAACACAATTGGCCGATTATAATTTAATGGCAAATGATCCTGACTTAATTAACAAAGAAATTGATTTAATGCGCAACGTGAGCACAGATGATGTATGGCGTGTGTACAACCAGTACGTCAAAGATAAGCATTTTGTATCGACTAGCTTTGTGCCTAAAGGGCAACAAGCACTTGCCGTTGAGACAGCGGTATTAGTAAAGATAAAAGAAGAGAAAGTTGAACTAGGCTCTGAAGCCGATTTTGATGCATCAACGCAAGCTGAATATAAGAAAACGCCATCAAGCTTTGATCGCTCCATAGAGCCAGCTTATGGCAAGGCGCTGGTCATTTCTGTACCGAATGTTCAACGCACTGAACTAAGCAATGGTATCGATGTATTATCGATATATAGTGATGAAGTACCATTGGTGGAAATTGAATTAACTTTAGCTGGCGGTATGCTATTTGACGTTCAAGGCAAATCAGGTACCGCTAACTTGCTTGCTAATGTGTTAAATCGCGGCACTAAAAGCAAAACGGCTAGCGAATTGGAAAAAGCGATAAAACAATTAGGCTCGAAGGTGAATGTATTTGCCAGCAAAGAAAAGCTGACAATAAGTGCAAGCACGTTGTCACGTAATTTCGCTGCCACTATGTCAATTGTCTCAGAAATGTTGATGGAGCCTAGATGGGATCCACAAGAGTTTGAACTCGCTAAAACTGCGGTATTAGGGCAAATAAAACAGCGTATGAGTGATCCGAAAGCCATTGCAACGATGCAAATGGGTAAAATCACTTACCCTAAAGGTCATCCAATGGCGAATACATTGCTTGGTGATGAGCAAAGCCTGACGTCGCTCAGCTTGGCTGACTTAAAGTCGTATTATCAACATAATCTGGTGCCACAATTTGCTGATGTACAGGTTGCTGGTGCAATAAAACACAAAGATGTTGTTGATGCGTTATCGACCATGGAACAGAACTGGACTAAAACGGATAGACAACTACCTCAAATAGATGTTCCCGACTTGGCGGACAGCCCTACAGTCTATTTCTATGATGTTCCAGGTGCCAAACAGTCGACGTTGCATATTGCACACCCCGCGGTAAAAGGGAATCACCCTGATTTTTATCGTGCTCATGTGATGAATTATATCCTCGGAGGAGGAAGTTTTGCGTCACGATTAACACAAGAGTTACGGGAAGGTAAAGGGTATACCTATGGTATTAGGTCTCGTTTTGAATCGTCTAATTATTCATCGATGTTTACCATAAATACGGGGGTTCGCAGCAATGTCACCCTAGAAGCCTTAGAGCTTATCAAAGAAATTGTTGAGCAATACAGTGACACTTTCACTTTGGAAGACTTGGCTACAACCCAAAGCTATTTCTTGAAAAGCAATGCGAGAGGTTTTGAAACACTTAATGCAAAACTTAATATACTGGAAAATATCGCGACGTTGGATCTGCCTGTTGACTATATGCAGCGCTATGCCAAGCAAATTGAAGCGTTGACCATAGATGAAGTTAAGACACTTGCTCAGCAGCATATCAAGCCGAGTAGCTTAGTTTATCTAGTCGTAGGGGATGCAAAAACTCAATATGAACGTCTTGCCAAATCAGATATTGGCAAGGTTGTGCGTTTGAATTAG